A window of Azospirillum lipoferum 4B contains these coding sequences:
- the cmr6 gene encoding type III-B CRISPR module RAMP protein Cmr6 — protein sequence MSRLFALAPGGPAGWKAVADQVEAPTANAALVWDRYFPIWTGEPRSPRRWTPIQVRRGDKPEPSPLALFVAAREGAKAQQVAWLSERTARMERTLRTLAAATGQEFLPVEAHTVWRFVMGLGAAHPTGNGFVFDPTTGLPVIPGSAVKGLCRQAAAESGIAPEKIAKWFGPERDRTDNAAAMGCVRFFDAFPSEWPRFTVDIVNGHHGDWYERQARALAGDRTAQREIASGPAETEDPVPAQFLVLGDGVTFRFPLLTPPDIVADVRAVLKDGLDWLGLGAKTAIGYGAFRTGPVPVLPPAKGPGGGSGQQPPPLALKYYYEGDEVRILERWKGGLVLVAYVDDDGDRFEVAERHLTVR from the coding sequence ATGAGCCGGCTCTTCGCTCTGGCCCCCGGCGGGCCGGCCGGATGGAAAGCGGTGGCTGACCAGGTGGAAGCGCCGACCGCCAACGCCGCCCTGGTCTGGGACCGCTATTTCCCGATTTGGACCGGGGAACCCCGGTCGCCCCGGCGGTGGACACCCATCCAAGTGCGACGGGGAGACAAGCCGGAACCGTCTCCGCTGGCGCTGTTCGTCGCCGCTCGCGAGGGAGCGAAGGCGCAGCAGGTTGCCTGGCTATCGGAACGCACCGCCCGGATGGAACGGACCCTGCGCACCCTGGCGGCGGCGACGGGTCAGGAGTTCCTGCCCGTGGAGGCCCACACCGTCTGGCGCTTCGTCATGGGGCTGGGAGCGGCGCATCCCACCGGCAATGGATTCGTCTTCGACCCCACCACCGGCCTGCCGGTCATCCCTGGCAGCGCGGTCAAGGGGCTGTGCCGTCAGGCGGCCGCGGAAAGCGGCATCGCCCCCGAAAAGATCGCGAAATGGTTCGGGCCGGAACGCGACCGGACGGACAATGCGGCGGCAATGGGGTGTGTGCGGTTCTTCGACGCCTTTCCCTCCGAATGGCCGCGCTTCACCGTCGATATCGTCAACGGCCACCATGGCGATTGGTATGAGCGTCAAGCCAGGGCACTGGCCGGGGACCGGACGGCGCAGCGGGAGATCGCCTCCGGTCCGGCTGAGACCGAGGATCCCGTGCCGGCGCAGTTCCTGGTGCTGGGTGACGGAGTCACCTTTCGCTTTCCCCTGCTGACCCCGCCCGACATCGTGGCGGACGTGCGGGCGGTGCTGAAGGACGGTCTGGACTGGCTGGGGCTGGGCGCCAAGACGGCCATCGGCTACGGCGCCTTCCGCACCGGTCCGGTGCCGGTCCTGCCGCCAGCCAAAGGACCGGGCGGCGGATCCGGCCAACAGCCGCCACCTCTCGCGCTCAAATATTACTACGAAGGCGACGAGGTGCGGATCCTGGAACGCTGGAAAGGCGGACTGGTCCTGGTCGCCTATGTCGATGACGATGGCGACCGGTTCGAGGTCGCAGAACGGCATCTGACCGTCCGTTGA
- a CDS encoding IS630-like element ISAli3 family transposase (programmed frameshift), with product MAAIAITRLELSSAELRQRAVRFGDPDVARRLLALALVLEGRSREDAARSCGMDRQTLRDWVHRYNAQGVAGLRDRKAPGAKPKLSAEQEAEVASWVRSGPDLAEDGVVRWRRCDLARKIERRFGVVLAERSVGGLLRRLGFRRLSVRPQHPQQDGEALEAHKKNFAALVAGALPDTARGKPLELWWQDEARVGQQGTLTRVWAAKGSRPRAPRDQRHSWAYLFGAVCPSRGAAAALVLPKANAAAMTLHMAEISGQVSDGHHAVLILDGAGWHQPGDKLVVPENISLLHLPPYCPELNPVENIWQFLRQNHLSHRVFDSYAAIVEACCEAWNALAQAPEIIRSIASRSWAAVNV from the exons ATGGCGGCGATTGCGATCACGCGGCTGGAGCTGAGTTCAGCGGAGTTGCGCCAGCGGGCGGTGCGTTTTGGCGATCCGGATGTAGCGCGGCGCCTTCTCGCCCTAGCTCTGGTTTTGGAGGGGCGATCTCGCGAGGACGCCGCGCGGTCTTGCGGGATGGATCGGCAAACGTTGCGGGATTGGGTTCACCGCTACAACGCCCAAGGCGTGGCGGGGCTGCGGGATCGTAAGGCACCGGGAGCCAAGCCGAAGCTGTCGGCGGAGCAGGAAGCGGAGGTGGCGTCCTGGGTCCGCTCCGGTCCGGACCTCGCCGAGGATGGCGTGGTTCGGTGGCGGCGGTGCGATCTGGCCCGCAAGATCGAGCGCCGGTTCGGCGTGGTGCTGGCCGAGCGCAGCGTTGGCGGGCTGTTGCGCCGTCTGGGGTTCCGTCGCCTGTCGGTGCGCCCCCAGCATCCTCAGCAGGATGGCGAGGCGCTCGAGGCTCACA AAAAAAACTTTGCCGCTCTGGTTGCCGGCGCCCTCCCCGACACCGCCCGCGGCAAGCCGCTGGAGCTCTGGTGGCAGGACGAAGCCCGGGTCGGCCAGCAAGGGACCCTGACCCGGGTGTGGGCCGCCAAGGGCAGCCGGCCACGCGCGCCCCGCGACCAGCGCCATAGCTGGGCCTACCTGTTCGGCGCCGTCTGCCCGAGCCGTGGCGCCGCCGCGGCCTTGGTCCTGCCCAAGGCCAACGCCGCGGCAATGACCCTGCACATGGCCGAGATCAGCGGCCAAGTGAGCGACGGCCACCATGCGGTGCTCATCCTCGACGGCGCAGGCTGGCACCAGCCGGGCGACAAGCTGGTCGTGCCCGAAAACATCAGCCTTCTGCATCTCCCGCCCTATTGCCCGGAACTCAATCCGGTCGAAAACATCTGGCAGTTCCTGCGACAGAACCACCTCAGCCATCGCGTCTTCGATTCCTATGCCGCCATCGTCGAGGCCTGCTGCGAGGCGTGGAACGCTCTCGCCCAGGCACCCGAAATCATTCGCTCAATCGCCTCACGCTCGTGGGCAGCGGTCAATGTCTAA
- a CDS encoding winged helix-turn-helix domain-containing protein, whose protein sequence is MARRYTTFDNRHLDAVVSRLRRKIAKSTDLPSPIKVIYGTGYAFTSPGRID, encoded by the coding sequence ATGGCCCGCCGCTACACCACCTTCGACAACCGCCACCTCGACGCGGTGGTCAGCCGCCTGCGCCGCAAAATCGCCAAATCCACCGATCTCCCCTCGCCGATCAAGGTGATCTATGGCACCGGCTATGCCTTCACCAGCCCTGGACGGATCGACTGA
- a CDS encoding helix-turn-helix domain-containing protein yields MPAALPILCEGDRRALRQDAASGRLSRIVRRLNLSKQKTRPRHPQSDANAQAAFQKRGCAKP; encoded by the coding sequence ATGCCAGCGGCGTTGCCGATCCTGTGCGAGGGTGATCGCCGAGCGCTTCGCCAAGACGCTGCATCCGGCCGCCTGTCGCGCATCGTGCGCCGGCTGAACCTGTCGAAGCAGAAGACGCGGCCCCGCCATCCGCAGTCCGACGCCAATGCCCAGGCTGCCTTCCAAAAAAGGGGCTGCGCGAAGCCCTGA
- a CDS encoding IS630 family transposase, with product MKAAAAEHLERRLQLRCQDEARIGQNGRTAHRWWERGQCPAGLCDKRFTSAYLCAAACPATGADFALVMPTVSTTAMSLFLDGFSRSLEPDVQAVLVLDQAGWHGSPTLVVPDNITLVPLPPYSPELNPVERGWLYLRERFLSHPLLDD from the coding sequence CTGAAGGCCGCGGCAGCCGAACACCTTGAACGCCGCCTCCAGCTCCGGTGCCAGGACGAAGCGCGCATCGGCCAGAATGGCCGCACCGCGCACCGCTGGTGGGAGCGCGGGCAGTGTCCGGCCGGGCTGTGCGACAAGCGCTTCACCTCAGCCTACCTCTGCGCCGCCGCCTGCCCAGCAACCGGTGCCGACTTCGCGCTGGTGATGCCGACCGTCTCCACCACCGCCATGAGCCTGTTCCTGGACGGCTTCTCCCGAAGCCTGGAACCAGACGTCCAGGCGGTGCTCGTTCTCGACCAGGCCGGCTGGCATGGATCGCCGACGCTGGTCGTGCCGGACAACATCACGCTGGTGCCGCTGCCGCCCTACAGTCCGGAGTTGAACCCGGTCGAGCGAGGCTGGCTGTACCTGCGCGAGCGCTTTCTGTCCCACCCGCTCCTGGACGACTGA
- a CDS encoding IS3-like element ISAli4 family transposase (programmed frameshift): MTKQASPKYAPEVRERAVRMVFEHEGEHASQWAAISSIAAKIGCTPETLRGWVRQAERDQGKRPGPTTDEQERIKALEREVRELRQANEILRKASAYFGPGGARPPVQEMIAFIDAHRAVHGVEPICRVLPIAPSTYYAHAARQADPSKAPARSRSDAVLREAIRRVWDANFQVYGVRKVWRQLRREGIDVARCTVARLMKQMGLKGAMRGKVVRTTISDRAASCPADRVNRQFQAPRPNALWLADFTYVSTWQGFVYVAFVIDAFARRIVGWRVSSTAHAGFVLDALEQALHDRRPAKGCGLIHHSDRGSQYVAIRYTERLTEAGVEPSVGSVGDSYDNALAETINGLYKTEVIRRRGPWRTLEAVEFATLEWVDWFNHRRLLEPIGNIPPAEAEARYYAQTEDVARAA, encoded by the exons ATGACGAAACAGGCATCACCCAAATACGCCCCTGAAGTGCGCGAGCGCGCGGTTCGGATGGTGTTCGAGCACGAAGGCGAGCATGCCTCGCAGTGGGCGGCGATCAGTTCGATCGCGGCGAAGATCGGCTGCACTCCGGAAACGCTGCGGGGCTGGGTCCGGCAGGCCGAGCGTGACCAGGGCAAGCGGCCGGGGCCGACAACGGACGAGCAGGAACGGATCAAGGCTTTGGAGCGTGAGGTGCGGGAGCTGCGCCAGGCGAATGAGATCCTACGCAAGGCGTCGGCGTATTTCG GCCCAGGCGGAGCTCGACCGCCCGTTCAAGAAATGATCGCCTTCATCGACGCGCACCGCGCCGTTCACGGGGTCGAGCCGATCTGCCGAGTGCTGCCGATCGCCCCGTCCACCTATTACGCCCATGCCGCCCGACAGGCCGATCCGTCCAAGGCGCCGGCCCGTTCGCGAAGCGACGCAGTGCTGAGGGAGGCTATCCGGCGGGTCTGGGACGCGAACTTCCAGGTCTATGGGGTACGTAAAGTTTGGCGGCAGTTGCGGCGGGAGGGTATCGACGTGGCACGCTGCACAGTGGCTCGACTGATGAAGCAGATGGGCTTGAAAGGAGCGATGCGTGGCAAGGTGGTGCGCACCACGATCAGCGACCGGGCGGCGTCATGCCCTGCTGACCGGGTGAACCGCCAATTCCAGGCGCCACGCCCAAACGCCCTGTGGTTGGCCGATTTCACGTACGTATCGACATGGCAGGGCTTCGTCTACGTGGCCTTCGTCATCGACGCCTTCGCGCGCCGCATCGTGGGCTGGCGGGTGTCCAGCACAGCCCACGCCGGCTTCGTTCTGGATGCGCTCGAACAGGCACTTCACGACCGCCGACCGGCCAAGGGCTGCGGCCTCATCCATCACTCCGACAGGGGATCGCAATACGTTGCGATTCGCTACACCGAGCGTCTCACCGAAGCTGGGGTCGAGCCTTCCGTGGGCAGCGTTGGCGATTCCTACGATAACGCGTTGGCCGAGACCATCAACGGTCTCTACAAGACCGAGGTGATCCGGCGCCGCGGGCCATGGCGCACCTTGGAGGCTGTCGAGTTCGCCACTCTGGAATGGGTCGACTGGTTCAACCACCGGCGCCTCCTCGAACCCATCGGCAACATTCCTCCCGCCGAGGCCGAAGCGCGTTACTATGCCCAAACCGAGGACGTCGCCAGGGCGGCGTGA
- a CDS encoding endonuclease/exonuclease/phosphatase family protein, with protein MNLLYWNIQNLSAEKYQEADVQTVISNALLPGVGPPFAWVPDIIVIVEVHTRAANQQPGQIYQTDGTTGLSLIAGLMAAIDNNYQCVPPVSTGTGYYSEAVGLIYNSAIFTFQGPHVWSNFGPVPATEIGCNFATATPPWNRFLQGAINQGAVNPTFQLAAYPNPWDVGPFQDLGVALPAPQIFYPDALNTSFVGFPYPWNRSPVRFLLTYPNGAAINTLDIFAVHTSPSTVDDVNQATLGTAAVAGLAEVTAAPGANGAKLVLGDFNVPTNNAGGAYAGFFANQYLAAIGNNGFEAVGTPTLFNTGNPRPDDFNYLNWNRGSIDNIFYRSNGIVFNNFGIIDQVSGSIFNGTPWASELQTQIGNYGANATNSFRGWDNFGHIAIRIATGASQQRLGASDHLPLVLSF; from the coding sequence ATGAATCTGCTCTACTGGAACATCCAGAATCTGAGCGCCGAAAAATATCAGGAAGCCGACGTTCAGACCGTGATCTCCAACGCCCTGCTGCCAGGGGTCGGCCCGCCTTTCGCCTGGGTTCCCGACATCATCGTCATCGTGGAGGTCCATACCCGGGCGGCCAACCAACAGCCGGGGCAAATCTACCAGACCGACGGCACGACCGGCTTGAGCCTGATCGCCGGACTGATGGCCGCGATCGACAACAACTACCAGTGCGTCCCCCCGGTCAGCACCGGCACCGGATATTACAGCGAAGCCGTGGGCCTGATATACAACAGTGCGATCTTCACCTTTCAGGGGCCGCATGTCTGGAGCAATTTCGGCCCCGTGCCAGCGACCGAGATCGGCTGTAACTTTGCCACCGCAACGCCACCCTGGAACCGGTTTCTTCAGGGAGCGATCAACCAGGGGGCCGTCAATCCAACCTTCCAGCTGGCGGCCTATCCGAATCCCTGGGATGTCGGGCCGTTCCAGGATTTGGGCGTCGCGTTGCCGGCACCTCAGATATTTTATCCCGATGCCCTGAATACGAGTTTTGTCGGTTTCCCCTACCCCTGGAATCGGAGTCCGGTCCGGTTTCTTTTGACCTATCCAAATGGCGCCGCCATCAACACTCTCGATATCTTTGCCGTCCACACCTCGCCGTCGACCGTCGATGACGTCAACCAAGCGACGCTGGGGACCGCGGCGGTCGCCGGCCTGGCCGAGGTGACCGCCGCGCCGGGAGCCAACGGCGCCAAGCTGGTCTTGGGTGATTTCAATGTGCCCACCAACAATGCGGGCGGCGCCTATGCCGGATTCTTTGCCAATCAATACCTTGCGGCCATTGGAAACAACGGTTTCGAGGCGGTTGGCACACCCACTTTATTCAATACTGGAAATCCCAGGCCAGATGATTTCAATTATTTGAATTGGAACAGAGGATCAATTGATAATATATTCTATCGATCAAACGGAATCGTCTTTAACAATTTTGGGATTATTGATCAGGTTTCCGGGAGCATCTTCAATGGAACGCCATGGGCATCCGAATTGCAGACGCAGATCGGAAATTATGGTGCGAATGCCACCAACAGCTTCCGCGGTTGGGACAATTTCGGCCATATCGCCATCCGAATCGCCACGGGAGCCAGCCAGCAGCGCTTAGGCGCCTCTGACCATCTGCCTTTGGTCCTCTCCTTCTGA
- a CDS encoding IS66-like element ISAli15 family transposase, with protein MRFDLDNLPADPALLQQMVRDLAEVVERQKADLAELEALRQQLRQMQRTVFGRRSERLDPDQLDLGLEELEADIARVEAKLAAPELEPSAPAEPPSRGRDLPDDLPHHDLTLEPPGLESGAGVCPCCGGALHEAGETVARMIDYVPAQVRVLRIRRPKYACRGCGSLHQAPAPEKPIAKGMATPAMLAHVITSRYCDHLPFYRQAQILARNGFPVDRSVLAGWAGQACWWLEALHEELAKALFASAKLFADDTPMPTLAPGTGRVKTGRLWAYARDDRPWQGLDPPAVIYAYTSDRKGERPAAHLREFRGVLQVDGYAGFERLAASNRVVLAACWSHARRRFYDLAEAGSPAAAEALRRIARLYAIEERIRGRTADERRQLRQAEAASQVAELKAWLEHELPRLPGRSKLAEAIRYALGRWKALCVYLDDGRVEMDTNTVERCIRPVALGRKNSLFAGSEGGGHRWAVIASLVETCKLNAVEPFAYLRDVLERMVNGYPAARLADILP; from the coding sequence ATGCGCTTCGACCTCGACAACCTGCCCGCCGATCCGGCCCTGCTGCAGCAGATGGTGCGCGATTTGGCCGAGGTTGTGGAGCGCCAGAAAGCCGATCTGGCGGAGTTGGAGGCTCTGCGTCAGCAACTCCGGCAGATGCAGCGCACCGTCTTCGGGCGCCGCTCCGAACGGCTCGATCCCGATCAGCTCGATCTCGGGTTGGAGGAGCTGGAGGCGGACATCGCCCGGGTCGAGGCCAAACTCGCAGCCCCTGAACTGGAACCGTCGGCCCCTGCGGAACCGCCCAGCCGTGGCCGCGACTTGCCCGATGATCTGCCGCATCACGATCTCACGCTCGAGCCGCCCGGGCTGGAGTCCGGCGCCGGGGTTTGCCCCTGCTGCGGCGGGGCTTTGCATGAGGCCGGCGAGACGGTGGCCCGGATGATCGACTACGTGCCGGCCCAGGTGCGGGTGCTGCGCATCCGCCGGCCCAAATACGCCTGCCGCGGCTGCGGCTCGCTGCATCAGGCGCCGGCTCCGGAGAAGCCGATCGCCAAAGGCATGGCGACGCCGGCGATGCTGGCGCACGTCATCACCAGCCGCTACTGCGATCATCTGCCCTTCTACCGCCAGGCGCAGATCCTGGCCCGCAACGGCTTCCCCGTCGACCGCTCGGTTCTGGCGGGCTGGGCGGGACAGGCGTGCTGGTGGCTGGAGGCGCTGCATGAGGAGCTGGCCAAGGCCCTGTTCGCCTCGGCCAAGCTGTTCGCCGACGACACGCCAATGCCGACGCTGGCGCCGGGAACCGGGCGGGTGAAGACCGGACGGCTGTGGGCTTATGCCCGCGATGACCGGCCCTGGCAGGGGCTGGACCCGCCGGCGGTGATTTACGCCTACACCAGCGATCGCAAAGGCGAACGCCCAGCTGCCCATCTGCGGGAGTTCCGCGGGGTGCTGCAGGTGGACGGTTATGCCGGGTTCGAACGGCTGGCTGCCAGCAACCGGGTCGTGCTGGCGGCGTGCTGGAGCCATGCGCGTCGACGCTTCTACGACTTGGCCGAGGCCGGCTCGCCGGCCGCCGCCGAGGCGCTGCGCCGCATCGCCCGGCTCTACGCGATCGAGGAGCGCATCCGCGGCCGCACGGCCGATGAGCGCCGGCAGCTTCGGCAAGCCGAAGCCGCTTCCCAGGTGGCGGAGCTGAAGGCGTGGCTGGAGCACGAACTTCCCCGCCTGCCGGGCCGCTCCAAGCTGGCCGAGGCGATCCGCTATGCGCTCGGCCGCTGGAAGGCGCTGTGCGTCTACCTGGATGACGGCCGGGTGGAGATGGATACCAACACGGTGGAGCGCTGCATCAGACCGGTAGCCCTTGGCCGGAAGAATAGCCTCTTCGCCGGCTCGGAGGGCGGCGGCCATCGCTGGGCGGTGATCGCCTCGCTGGTTGAGACCTGCAAGCTCAACGCTGTCGAGCCGTTCGCCTACCTGCGCGACGTCCTGGAGCGCATGGTGAACGGCTACCCCGCCGCACGCCTCGCCGATATCCTCCCCTGA
- the tnpB gene encoding IS66 family insertion sequence element accessory protein TnpB (TnpB, as the term is used for proteins encoded by IS66 family insertion elements, is considered an accessory protein, since TnpC, encoded by a neighboring gene, is a DDE family transposase.) — MLSIPAGVRIYLALEPCDMRRGFDGLALLVQQALGKDPFCGHLYIFRGKGAGRVKILYADQNGMCLFAKRLERGRFVWPTTRTPGGTVVLTPAELSLLLEGLDWRHTVPVSRPTAAG, encoded by the coding sequence ATGCTGTCGATCCCGGCCGGTGTGCGCATTTACCTGGCGCTGGAGCCCTGCGACATGCGCCGCGGCTTCGACGGACTGGCCCTGCTGGTGCAGCAGGCGCTGGGCAAGGATCCGTTCTGCGGCCACCTCTACATCTTCCGAGGGAAAGGGGCTGGACGCGTGAAAATTCTCTACGCCGATCAGAACGGCATGTGCCTGTTCGCCAAGAGGCTGGAGCGTGGCCGTTTCGTTTGGCCAACGACGCGGACGCCGGGCGGCACGGTGGTACTGACGCCGGCGGAGTTATCCCTGCTTCTGGAGGGGCTGGACTGGCGTCACACCGTGCCGGTGTCGCGGCCGACCGCAGCGGGATGA
- the tnpA gene encoding IS66-like element accessory protein TnpA, whose protein sequence is MTASAPLVMEIVEAAPRRRYWSQAEKEQLVAETCEPGVSVSLVARRRGVDPSQLFRWRRRMLTPAEPTPIFAPVEVADTTSALPLTPPTPCGAGMIEIELAGGRRLRVGRDVDAEALRRVISVLERP, encoded by the coding sequence ATGACGGCGAGCGCTCCCTTGGTGATGGAGATCGTCGAGGCGGCCCCCCGCCGGCGGTATTGGTCACAGGCGGAGAAAGAGCAGCTGGTGGCGGAAACCTGCGAGCCTGGCGTGAGCGTGTCGCTGGTCGCCCGCCGGCGCGGGGTCGATCCCAGCCAGCTGTTCCGCTGGCGCCGCCGGATGCTCACTCCGGCCGAGCCGACGCCCATCTTCGCGCCGGTGGAGGTGGCGGACACCACGTCCGCTCTTCCCCTCACGCCGCCAACTCCATGCGGTGCCGGCATGATCGAGATCGAGTTGGCCGGCGGACGGCGGCTGCGGGTCGGGCGGGATGTCGATGCCGAAGCATTGCGCCGGGTGATCAGCGTGCTGGAGCGGCCATGA
- a CDS encoding IS630 family transposase → MRRQCPGCLPKKGLREALKAAAAEHLERRLQLRCQDEARIGQNGRTAHRWWERGQCPAGLCDKRFTSAYLCAAACPATGADFALVMPTVSTTAMSLFLDGFSRSLEPDVQAVLVLDQAGWHGSPTLVVPDNITLVPLPPYSPELNPVERGWLYLRERFLSHPLLDDYDAVVQACCNAWSALTATPERLRSLTSYPRLPCVNA, encoded by the coding sequence ATCCGACGCCAATGCCCAGGCTGCCTTCCAAAAAAGGGGCTGCGCGAAGCCCTGAAGGCCGCGGCAGCCGAACACCTTGAACGCCGCCTCCAGCTCCGGTGCCAGGACGAAGCGCGCATCGGCCAGAATGGCCGCACCGCGCACCGCTGGTGGGAGCGCGGGCAGTGTCCGGCCGGGCTGTGCGACAAGCGCTTCACCTCAGCCTACCTCTGCGCCGCCGCCTGCCCAGCAACCGGTGCCGACTTCGCGCTGGTGATGCCGACCGTCTCCACCACCGCCATGAGCCTGTTCCTGGACGGCTTCTCCCGAAGCCTGGAACCAGACGTCCAGGCGGTGCTCGTTCTCGACCAGGCCGGCTGGCATGGATCGCCGACGCTGGTCGTGCCGGACAACATCACGCTGGTGCCGCTGCCGCCCTACAGTCCGGAGTTGAACCCGGTCGAGCGAGGCTGGCTGTACCTGCGCGAGCGCTTTCTGTCCCACCCGCTCCTGGACGACTACGACGCCGTCGTCCAGGCCTGCTGTAACGCCTGGAGCGCCCTCACCGCCACACCGGAGCGCCTACGCTCCCTCACCAGCTATCCGCGGCTCCCATGTGTCAACGCTTAA
- a CDS encoding helix-turn-helix domain-containing protein produces the protein MAPAMPSPALDGSTDTCERSHCFTEGESQGWQIVIRFLIAMGRSECQRRCRSCARVIAERFAKTLHPASLSRIVRRLNLSKQKTRPRHPQSDANAQAAFQKRGCAKP, from the coding sequence ATGGCACCGGCTATGCCTTCACCAGCCCTGGACGGATCGACTGATACCTGTGAGCGGAGCCACTGCTTCACTGAGGGGGAATCCCAAGGCTGGCAAATCGTGATTCGATTCCTCATTGCGATGGGGAGGAGCGAATGCCAGCGGCGTTGCCGATCCTGTGCGAGGGTGATCGCCGAGCGCTTCGCCAAGACGCTGCACCCGGCCAGCCTGTCGCGCATCGTGCGCCGGCTGAACCTGTCGAAGCAGAAGACGCGGCCCCGCCATCCGCAATCCGACGCCAATGCCCAGGCTGCCTTCCAAAAAAGGGGCTGCGCGAAGCCCTGA
- a CDS encoding winged helix-turn-helix domain-containing protein has product MVKHTSLREIEAAINSLLRRIQEPSHRTKPSPPRPWVLHRPSWSLIAPDLSAVKLTATEVAFLTVLMNTINETCLRDDLVHAMARRYTTFDNRHLDAVVSRLRRKIAKSTDLPSPIKVIYGTGYAFTSPGRID; this is encoded by the coding sequence ATGGTCAAGCACACCTCGTTGCGGGAGATCGAGGCGGCGATCAACAGCCTGCTCCGCCGTATCCAGGAACCGTCTCACCGGACAAAGCCGTCCCCCCCCCGGCCCTGGGTCCTTCACCGGCCGAGCTGGAGCCTGATCGCTCCCGATCTCAGCGCGGTGAAGCTGACCGCCACCGAAGTGGCATTTCTGACCGTGCTGATGAACACCATCAACGAGACCTGCCTGCGCGACGACTTAGTCCACGCCATGGCCCGCCGCTACACCACCTTCGACAACCGCCACCTCGACGCGGTGGTCAGCCGCCTGCGCCGCAAAATCGCCAAATCCACCGATCTCCCCTCGCCGATCAAGGTGATCTATGGCACCGGCTATGCCTTCACCAGCCCTGGACGGATCGACTGA